A stretch of Gemmatimonadota bacterium DNA encodes these proteins:
- a CDS encoding Hsp20/alpha crystallin family protein, with product MSLLKQDLPVIFERDLGRMRNRLQRFFEEPFGLDLRLPAIDEKRMEKMVWTPNVEATETPAEYVLTAELPGISPENVEVAVAEGMITLKGHKLEEKKEGEKDRTFHLWERTYGEFARSFRFPVPVNEAKVAAEFTNGILKVTVPKLEVTPPQTRTVPIAKK from the coding sequence ATGTCACTGCTCAAGCAGGACCTCCCCGTCATCTTCGAGCGCGACCTGGGCCGGATGCGCAATCGGCTGCAGCGGTTCTTCGAGGAACCGTTCGGGCTCGACCTCCGTCTCCCGGCGATCGACGAGAAGCGGATGGAGAAGATGGTGTGGACGCCGAACGTCGAGGCGACCGAGACGCCGGCGGAGTACGTCCTCACCGCGGAGCTCCCGGGGATCTCCCCCGAGAACGTCGAGGTGGCGGTGGCCGAGGGGATGATCACCCTCAAGGGCCACAAGCTCGAGGAGAAGAAGGAGGGCGAGAAGGACCGCACCTTCCATCTCTGGGAGCGCACCTACGGCGAGTTCGCGCGGTCCTTCCGCTTCCCGGTCCCGGTGAACGAGGCCAAGGTCGCGGCGGAGTTCACCAACGGCATCCTGAAGGTCACGGTGCCCAAGCTCGAGGTCACGCCGCCGCAGACGCGGACGGTCCCGATCGCGAAGAAGTAG
- a CDS encoding M20/M25/M40 family metallo-hydrolase — translation MRLIQIRPRLATLALLLVAGVAAIATPAGAQTATQDPAGIAPLAREILAEMVRARTTEEGDLTPLSESLAARFRAAGFATEDVMVLGAGARNRNLVVRLRGRDRTLPPRIFAAHLDVVGAEPALWTTDPWQLVEKDGLLHGRGVMDDKGPAAALAASFLDLRRRSVVPARDLLLLLTAGEESGKDNGIEWLVANRRDLIAGEFIVVADAGGGEIADGKRIAFGVQGAEKVYTDFTLTARGPGGHSSVPSGRSPIDRLATAIDRLSRHTFPTNVNPVVREFLARRAPLTPGAQGTAMAALARDPGDVAAARTLSADPGMNALLRTTCIATILKAGTAPNAIPAEASANVNCRVIPGESPDTVLARLRRVIDAPDIEITIPYPMMPSPPSVMPAPLARALDETLAEVYRPLPVIPYMEMGATDGVYLRNAGQQVIGIIGLFVEDQYLRTLHGNDERLPAAAYDQMVVFTRALVGRLAR, via the coding sequence ATGAGACTCATTCAGATTCGTCCTCGCCTCGCGACCCTCGCCCTGCTCCTCGTCGCCGGCGTCGCGGCGATCGCGACCCCTGCGGGCGCACAGACCGCCACGCAGGACCCGGCCGGCATCGCGCCGCTCGCGCGCGAGATCCTCGCCGAGATGGTCCGTGCGCGCACCACCGAGGAGGGCGACCTCACCCCGCTCTCGGAGTCCCTCGCCGCGCGTTTTCGCGCGGCGGGATTCGCCACCGAGGACGTGATGGTCCTCGGCGCCGGGGCGCGGAATCGCAACCTCGTGGTGCGACTCCGCGGCCGCGACCGGACCCTCCCGCCGCGCATCTTCGCGGCGCACCTCGACGTGGTCGGCGCCGAGCCCGCGCTCTGGACGACCGATCCCTGGCAGCTCGTCGAGAAGGACGGCCTGCTCCATGGCCGCGGCGTGATGGATGACAAGGGACCGGCGGCGGCCCTAGCCGCGAGCTTCCTCGACCTGCGGCGCCGCAGCGTCGTTCCCGCGCGCGACCTCCTGCTGCTCCTGACCGCAGGCGAGGAGAGCGGCAAGGACAACGGCATCGAGTGGCTCGTCGCCAACCGCCGCGACCTCATCGCGGGCGAGTTCATCGTCGTGGCCGACGCGGGCGGTGGCGAGATCGCCGATGGCAAGCGCATCGCGTTCGGCGTGCAGGGCGCGGAGAAGGTCTACACCGACTTCACGCTCACCGCGCGCGGGCCGGGCGGGCACAGCTCCGTCCCGAGCGGCCGCTCGCCGATCGATCGCCTCGCGACGGCGATCGACCGGCTCTCGCGCCACACCTTCCCCACGAACGTGAACCCGGTGGTGCGCGAGTTCCTCGCGCGCCGCGCGCCGCTCACGCCCGGCGCGCAGGGCACGGCGATGGCCGCACTCGCGCGCGACCCGGGTGACGTCGCCGCGGCGCGGACCCTCAGCGCCGACCCGGGCATGAACGCGCTGCTCCGCACGACCTGCATCGCGACCATCCTCAAGGCCGGGACCGCGCCCAACGCGATCCCCGCCGAAGCCTCGGCGAACGTGAATTGCCGCGTGATCCCCGGCGAATCGCCCGACACCGTGCTCGCGCGACTGCGCCGCGTGATCGACGCGCCCGACATCGAGATCACGATCCCGTACCCGATGATGCCGAGCCCGCCCTCGGTGATGCCCGCTCCGCTCGCGCGCGCGCTCGACGAGACGCTCGCCGAGGTCTATAGGCCGCTGCCGGTGATCCCGTACATGGAAATGGGCGCGACCGACGGCGTCTACCTCCGCAATGCGGGACAGCAGGTCATCGGCATCATCGGCCTCTTCGTCGAGGACCAGTACCTGCGCACCCTGCACGGCAACGACGAGCGCCTCCCGGCCGCGGCATACGACCAGATGGTCGTCTTCACGCGCGCGCTGGTGGGACGCCTCGCGCGCTGA